DNA sequence from the Pedobacter sp. W3I1 genome:
TCATCAGATATAATTACAAAAAGATCTGATCTTAGTGTCTTGCTAGGATAGAAAATATTAATCCTGCCATTATAGATTATTCATCTCGTACCGGGACGCTACGACCAGAGAGAGTTTCTCTTGAGATACGTCACCCTGAATTTATTTCAGGGTCTATATTGCAAGGAAGATACTGAAACAAGTTCAGCATGACGATACCCAATATTAAGTTAACCTAAAATCTCTTTTATCTTTTCGGTTGGTCTGGCAATAACCGCTTGATCTCCTGAGACAATAATCGGTCTTTCAATTAAAATTGGATGCATGATCATGGCGTCAACCCATTCTTCATCGGTTAAGGTTTTTCCTTTATAATTTTCAGTAAAAACCTTTTCCCCTTTGCGGATCAATTCCAATGGTTTAATGCCCAGTTTCCGAATAATATTTTCAAGCTCACTTTTACTGGGCGGAGTTTCCAAATAATAAATCACCTCAAAAGCTTTTCCACTGGTTTCTAATTCTGCTAAAGCACAACGGCTTTTGGTGCATCTGTTATTGTGGTATATCGTTATCATTTAGAAATGGTTAAAGTCCGCTTACACCGCCGCTTACCACCAGTTTCATGGCTTCAGCTGCTGTCATCTGCAAATCGGTTACCTTATCTCTTCTTACAATGCAAAGCTGACCTGCAAAAGAATAAGAAAGTGGAAAATATACGGCAACTTCATCCGGGAGCTTGAGTTTATGTAGATCGTTCTGCGTTAAAAATCCAATCTTTTTCAGGCCTCCTTCTACTTCTACCAGCACCGGGTGGTTAAATTTCTTCTCATCGCCAACAAAAGCCTCTGTTAAATCTTTTATAGATGAATAGATAAAATTAAGTAATGGCAACCTTTGCATGATCCGCTGAAACCAATTGTACATGGGTTCGGTTACCAAATTGGTTACAAAGATGCCGGCCAACAAAATGAGGGCTAAAACAGTCAACAAGCCTAAGCCAGGAATATTCCGGCTTTCGCCAGTATTGGGATTTACGCCTAAAATATTGTTTACATTCAACCAGCTATCTACAGTTGTAACCGCCCAAACCACAATAAAAATACTCACGGCAATGGGCACAACAATTAATAAACCTTTAATCAAATAGTTTAAAATAGCTTTCCCGACTTTATTCATGGTGCAAAAATAACATTTTTTTAGTTCATTGGTTCATTATACAGTTCATTAGCCATTAGTTCATTTGTACAGGGAGCATATCCTAGCAATCGGTTATATCAGAGTTGTTGTTTCGTTCATTCTCTAAAAATTTTATTGTACATAATATGTATCTAACCAATCGCTACACCAATGAACTGTTGAACAAAAGAGCTAATGGGCAATATGCTATACTAATGAACAGCTGAACAAGCGAACCAATAGGCAGTTTGCCATACTAAATGACAAATGAACAACTGAACCAATGAACTTACTCATAGAAATAAACCCGTTTAACCCTTTGCGAGATATTCGTCAGAATTTCATAGGGAATAGTACCGATATCTTTCGCCAGCTGCATAATGGTGTGCGCGTTATTAAAAACAATGGCTTCATCCCCAGGCTTTACGTCAATTCCTGTGATATCTAACATGGTCATATCCATACAGATTGAGCCAATTGTAGGCACCAAATGGCCATTGATGAGCATTTTACCAACGCCATTGCCAAAATATCTGGTATATCCGTCTGCGTAGCCAATTTTTACAGTTGCTATTTTTCCGCCGTTTGGCATTACCCCTTTCCTGCTGTATCCTACAGTTTCGCCTGGCGCTAAAGTCTTCACCTGGGTAACTGTAGTTTTAAGTACCATTACGGTCTGTAAACCCCGGTTATTGGTTAAAGCAGAATCAAACCCATATAAACCTATGCCCAAACGTACCATATCCATTTGTCCTTCGGGCCAACGCGAAATGCCTGAAGTATTGGATATATGAAGCAAAGGTTTATAACCTAAAGCTTCGACCAGCTGATTGGCGATGATTTTAAATTTTTCAATCTGTTGTTGTGTAAATCCATCGTGTTCTGCAGCATCACTTGCCACCAGGTGAGAAAAAATACTCTGAACCTTTACCCTGGCCGAATCTTTAAGCAGATGAGACAAGGTATCGATTTCTGACTGGTCAAAGCCTAAGCGGTGCATACCACTATCTATTTTAATGTGAATCGGATAATCGAAATCATAGTCAGACAGCGCATTTAAAAAACTATTCAGTATTTCTACGCTATAAATTTCGGGTTCGAGTTTATGTTTAATGATGGCTTCGAAAGCAGATTCCTCAGGACTCATCACCATGATAGGCAAAGTGATGCCCGCTTTACGCAAGGCAATACCTTCATCGGCATACGCCACTGCTAAATAATCTACCTTATGGAACTGCAATAAATTGGCAATTTCGAAACTTCCGCTCCCATACGAAAAGGCCTTAACCATGGCCATTATTTTAACACCAGATTTGATTTTAGAACGATAAAATTGCAGATTACTTACCATGGCATTCAGATCGATTTCTAAAACCGTATCGTGTATTTTCTGGGTAAGGAGTTTACTGATCCGGCCAAACTCGAACCGTCTGGCCCCTTTTACCAAAATAGTTTCGTGGTTAAACTGTAAACCAGGGAAAGCATCGATAAAAGCATTCGTATCGTCGAAAAACTGCGTCTCAAACTTAAAAAGATCAGCATACCTCGAAATATGAGTGCCAATTCCAATCAGTCGGTTTACCTTTTT
Encoded proteins:
- the arsC gene encoding arsenate reductase (glutaredoxin) (This arsenate reductase requires both glutathione and glutaredoxin to convert arsenate to arsenite, after which the efflux transporter formed by ArsA and ArsB can extrude the arsenite from the cell, providing resistance.): MITIYHNNRCTKSRCALAELETSGKAFEVIYYLETPPSKSELENIIRKLGIKPLELIRKGEKVFTENYKGKTLTDEEWVDAMIMHPILIERPIIVSGDQAVIARPTEKIKEILG
- a CDS encoding bifunctional UDP-N-acetylmuramoyl-tripeptide:D-alanyl-D-alanine ligase/alanine racemase, with the protein product MQNPIYTITKIAEILNADAKLIDGQVIIQNLVIDSRSVLVPENSMFFALSSHRDGHEFIKDAYTKEIRNFVITEAKYVNEYPDCNFLLVDDALAALQKLSTYHRNQFGLKTIGITGSNGKTIVKEWLYQLLATDFNIVKSPKSYNSQIGVPLSVWQIEADHTLGIFEAGISAVNEMQRLAEIIRPEIGILTNIGEAHAEGFSSKKEKLSEKLKLFSASELFIYSPEYVTEISAKELPGKKRFSWSSKQTADLQVIAVEPIEGNCYLRAIYQNREIECILPFKDKASIENGIICWATLLALDYTPEQADFRLEKLSHVSMRLELKNGINQCSIIDDSYSADISSLAIALDFLNQQNQHAKKTVILSELFETGRDDLDLYTEIAELLLQKKVNRLIGIGTHISRYADLFKFETQFFDDTNAFIDAFPGLQFNHETILVKGARRFEFGRISKLLTQKIHDTVLEIDLNAMVSNLQFYRSKIKSGVKIMAMVKAFSYGSGSFEIANLLQFHKVDYLAVAYADEGIALRKAGITLPIMVMSPEESAFEAIIKHKLEPEIYSVEILNSFLNALSDYDFDYPIHIKIDSGMHRLGFDQSEIDTLSHLLKDSARVKVQSIFSHLVASDAAEHDGFTQQQIEKFKIIANQLVEALGYKPLLHISNTSGISRWPEGQMDMVRLGIGLYGFDSALTNNRGLQTVMVLKTTVTQVKTLAPGETVGYSRKGVMPNGGKIATVKIGYADGYTRYFGNGVGKMLINGHLVPTIGSICMDMTMLDITGIDVKPGDEAIVFNNAHTIMQLAKDIGTIPYEILTNISQRVKRVYFYE
- a CDS encoding DUF502 domain-containing protein, with the protein product MNKVGKAILNYLIKGLLIVVPIAVSIFIVVWAVTTVDSWLNVNNILGVNPNTGESRNIPGLGLLTVLALILLAGIFVTNLVTEPMYNWFQRIMQRLPLLNFIYSSIKDLTEAFVGDEKKFNHPVLVEVEGGLKKIGFLTQNDLHKLKLPDEVAVYFPLSYSFAGQLCIVRRDKVTDLQMTAAEAMKLVVSGGVSGL